The Osmerus eperlanus chromosome 20, fOsmEpe2.1, whole genome shotgun sequence DNA segment CCGAGTCCACCACGAACACGATACCGTCGGCGCAGCGGGTGTAGGAGCGCCACAGCGGCCGCAGCTTCTCCTGCCCGCCCACGTCCCAGAAGTGGAAGGCCGCTTTCCGCCGGCCGGAGCCCAGGGACACTTTGATCTTCTCTGTGTTAAATCCCTTCGTCGGGACCGTGTTCACAAACTCATTGAAGCGCAGCCGGTACAATACGGTGGTCTTCCCAGCACAGTCCAGCCCCAGAATAACAATGTGGAGAGCTTGGAAGGAGGGCAGGCAGGGGAACAGAGCTGGATGGTCCGATAATCCATTCCCCATCTTGTTTTGTCAGGTTGGAGAGGATAGAAGCagggccagacaggaggagactaCTGCTTCACCAAATATTCACGAGGCTTCTCTCATTCCCCCCGGGGCTGCAGCTTTAACCTATGAAAAAAAGGAGGATGCAGTGTAAGCAACAGTAAAAGCACTCAGTCCATTGCTTTACAATTGGAGGGGCTATTCAATGTTAAGTGAATAAACCCCGTCTCCCTTTTATTCCACAGCCTTAACATCTTTTAAACTGCGTCCACGTTATTCCGGGCCATAGGAGATGAATGAGAAATAAAACAGCAGGGTGGACGAGAGGCTATTTGCACATGTAGCGCCTCAAGCAGCGGACGGGGATTTGATACGCTAATTTCCATTCAATGGCAGTATCGATATAAATGTACTTGGACGCTTTGGTTTCCAACAAAAATCCCTCTTTCTATTATGCATGCTGTAGAGTGCCAAAGCCTTACATTGCTTGGCGTGTGTTTTCGTCTTGACAAACAGTCAAAATGCAATTTTCAACAGCTACCCCAAAAACGAAAGCTGTTGCGCGGCAACATAGGGTATAGCCTGACATGGCAAGCTGATATTGATGGACGCGCCTCTACGGTTATGCCAACAAGTGCTTTGGGAAAAGCATTTCCTACATGTTGAAATCAATTCATCAATACGATCATATCACATGATGCGATTatgtaagcaacacttttacgtGTTATAGACAACGTTCACAACGATAGTTTGTCTCATTATTTTGGTTAATCCGAAGCTCTCTCACTGCGCACGGCTAAAACAAAATGACCTTTTGCTGTCTTACCTTAACGATGAATGTACTTTCCAAACATGGAAAATCAACAATAGTGCAACAGT contains these protein-coding regions:
- the arl4ab gene encoding ADP-ribosylation factor-like 4ab; the protein is MGNGLSDHPALFPCLPSFQALHIVILGLDCAGKTTVLYRLRFNEFVNTVPTKGFNTEKIKVSLGSGRRKAAFHFWDVGGQEKLRPLWRSYTRCADGIVFVVDSVDGERVEEAKTELHKITRLAENQGVPVLVVANKQDLRNSLTLQEMERMLALGELGASTPWHLQPACAIIGEGLQEGLEKLHAMITKRRKTLRQQKKKR